The Salminus brasiliensis chromosome 14, fSalBra1.hap2, whole genome shotgun sequence genome contains the following window.
CTACAGTTTTATTTGTGTGATGGGTTGTAACATGTCTGATTTGATGTCTCTTCCAGTATTATGATGACACCTACCCAACAGTCAAAGAACAAAAAGCCTTTGAGAAGAACATCTTCAACAAGACGCACAGGACAGACAGTAAGAAAAAAATTATGGATTCGTTCAGTCATTTctgtgctgtgttctgtttatacAGTCCTGTGATGGGCTGCTCTTTGTTTTAACAGGTGAAATCGCCCTGCTGGAAGGTCTTACTGTTGTGTACAAGAGCAACATAGATCTGTACTTCTATGTCATTGGCAGCTCACATGAAAATGAGGTAATTCCACAAACCCACAGTTCTTTTACCTATGAATGAATCACATATAAAAATTAACAGTCACCCCCaccccttttttccccccacagcTGATGCTCATGTCAGTGCTGAACTGCCTGTTTGACTCCTTGAGTCAAATGTTGAGGTACGGAAGAATTTtcttacctttttctttttgtatatTCTGTTACAGGAACCATCTAAGTTTACCTTGAGTTGTAATaatatttcttttctttctagGAAAAATGTGGAAAAGAGGGCCCTACTTGAAAATATGGAGGGCCTCTTCTTAGCTGTCGACGAGATTGTAGATGGAGGGTATGTGTGTTTTCCTCCGCGTCAGACCTAACTCATAGGTCAGACAAGGCAAAGTAATTACGGACTCAAGTAGGAATTAAGTTCCTACTCAAAGTAAAAGAGCGCAGCTAGAATATCTAATTCATTCTATGCTTGTCCTGTTTATTCTATTATTACTCTCATATTGTGTTCAGTAATATGTGACATGTCTCTAAAAATGGATTACTAGTCTTTTAAAGCAGGTTCAGAAAGGGCATTTAttgagcaaggccagttgttgAGCATTTTACCAGTGGAATGACTCTGCATACATACTGTACTGTCAGTAGCCGTGGTGAACACTGTGAAAATCTTTAGAAATACCATTGAAATGTTTAGCACATGCTAGAAATCCACAATACTGCTTTAGTTGAGTGCTGTTGCTTATCTGTGCCTTGTTTCTCTGGCAGGGTCATCCTGGAAAGTGACCCACAGCAGGTGGTCCACAGAGTGGCTCTCAGGGTAACTGTGATATTTTTGCTTTTTCTGtctaaaacatgcagttgaATACATCCTTTCCCTCGCTGCACTGCACTTTCTTTTCTTAGCTTTCTTTGCAAACACCGGCATGCAgcagtttgggcacccctggtcagaaTACCTGTTACTGTGAGTAGCTAAGCACgaaaaagatgacctgatttccaaaaggtgtAAAAGTTAAAGGTGGCCCATTTCTTGATTTGCTTCAAGcaagattattttatttatttttatcttttctttttttcagtttaaaagtttaaaggttcttagTCTGTCTTGCTTGGTCACTGCTCTTTCAAGGTTTATCCAcaggtttaaggtttaggtcaggggactgcgAAGGCAGGGGAGACTTTGTATCAGACACATGCTACATGTTGAACTACACGCATTGTCAGGGAGAGACGGTCAAGAAGCAGCTAAAAGAAAAAGATGTGAGGAGCCAACGCAGAACAAAAAGGCTTTAGTTTTGATCAGGCAAGGGGAGAAGACGTGCTGAGACACTGCTGAGGCGTTTGGACAGCGGAgagacctttttttcttttcccctctctctctttctctctgttttatATGACAAAGTCACATTGACTTATTTTTGCAGTTTCACAGAAATGGCGCCGATTGTTTTGTCCCATTTGTGATAGATAATCACAGCTGGTTTGCTTAGCAGCAGCGAttgtagcaacagtttgctaaCACTAACCGAGCTAAAGCTAAGTACTTGCCATGACGTTACGCTGCGCTAATGTAATGTTGTGGTATTTGATCGTGCACCATTTGCGAAGGGTTTTAATGGCCATGAAGATGTAAAAAGATGTTTGACAGTGCACCTGCATGAATTTGTGGGGCAGCGCTTCTGCAGGAGCACTGAAGGGGacaggtgtgtttgttttgccgTTGAGTTCAAATATCAGCACTCGCAGTCGTTCTCCAGAATCGTATACAGCACCTTTAATTGCGTCCATGCTTGCCTCTACCGgagaaatgttccctgtgccttTCTGCACCCCTTTCAAATTCATTAGTCCACAGGATGTGTTAGAAAATGCGTCAGTCTTGTTTGGATTCTTCTAAAGGCTCTTTCATGagggtcatatttgtgcaggtgtcgctgcacagtagaacagtgcaccaccgaGTCCGATCAGTCTTCCTGAAGGTCTCTTTGCAGTCAGAGATGTTGTTTTGACATCCTACCAGTAGttctctgtaaagcttgtctcggtcttccagacctcagttGACCGCCATGGTTTCtgtgaactgccatttcttcattttttggTGTTCCTTTCTACACTCTAAAATTGAACAGTAACGAAGATAATACACTAATCTTGctgaaaatgttgaaaagaatgTTTGATCCAGggttgcccaaacttttgcttgcTACTGTGTATTCTGTATTAGCGCTGTGACATTGTGCTGTGGAGAAATAGAATTATTAAGCACTGCAGCTACTGCCAGCTAGATTTGATTTTAAGTATTCAGTAGCTAAGACAGCATGACGGAAGACAAAAATGAGTAAGAAGCCCCACCAGAAGCTGATGAATTCCACTACTCATCATCTTTGACCTCCTACAGGGCGACGACGTGCCTCTGACAGAACAGACCGTCACTCAGGTGAGAAAAGACTTTGCAGCCTCCACGCTGTCTCACTTTCTcggcctgcctgtctgtctgtctgtctctctccctctctttctctcctgggTAAATTCACTTCAAATGGATTTTTCTCCACAGGATTATAGAAGTTGTTCCAAATTGCAGTACTTTCATATACTTTGATGCTTTCTACCTTCTAACAGAGTAACTTTATATATGTAAAGATAATTGTttaattgatatatatatatatatatatatatatatatatatatatatatatatatatatatatatatatacagtggggagaacaagtatttgatacactgctgatttttcaggttttcccacttgcaaagcatgtagaagactgtaatttttatcataggtactcttcaactgtgagtgatggaatctaaaacaaaaatccagaaaaatacattgtatgatttttaaataattaatttccattttattgggggaaataagtatttgatcatctatcaaccagtaagaattttggctctcacagacatgttacttcttctttaagaagccctcctgttctccactcattacctgtattaactgcacctgtttgaactcgttacctgtataaaagacacctgtccacacactcaatcagtcagactccagcatctccacaatgcccaagaccagagagctttgtaaggacatcagggataaaattgtagacctgcacaaggctgggatgggctacaggacaataggcaagcagcttggtgagaaggcaacaactgttggtgcaattattagaaaatggaagaaatgcaaaataacggataatctccctcggtctggggagccatgcaagatctcacctcgtggagcatcaatgatcttgaggaaggtgaggaatgagcccagaattacacggcaggacctggtcaatgacctgaatagagctgggaccacagtctcaaagaaaacaatcagtaacactctacgccgtcaaggattaaaatcctgcagtgcacgcaaggtgcccttcctcaagccaacgcatgtcaaagcccgtctgaagtttgcaaatgaccatctgaatgatccagaggaggaatgggagaaggtcatgtggtctgatgagacaaaaatagaactttttggtttaaactccactcgtcatgtttggaggaagaagaatgatgagtacaaccccaagaacaccatcccaaccgtgaagcatggcggtggaaacatcattctttggggatgcttttctgcaaaggggacaggacgactgcaccgtattgtgggaaggatggatggggccatgtatcgtgagattttggccaacaacctccttccctcagtaagagcactgaagatgggtcgtggctgggtcttccagcatgataacgacccaaaacacacagccagggcaactaaagagtggctccgtaggaaacatcttaaggtcctggagtggcctagccagtctccagacctgaatccaatagaaaatctttggagggagcttaaagtccgtgtggcccagcgacagccacgaaacctgaaggctctggaggagatctgtatggaggagtgggccaaaatccctgctgcagtgtgtgcaaaccttgtcaagaactacaggaaacgtctcatctctgtaattgcaaacaaaggtttctgtaccaaatattaagtttctttttctggtgtatcaaatacttatttcccccaataaaatggaaattaattatttaaaaatcatacaatgtatttttctggatttttgttttagattccatcactcacagttgaagagtacctatgataaaaattacagtcttctacatgctttgcaagtgggaaaacctgaaaaatcagcagtgtatcaaatacttgttctccccactgtatatatatatataaaataatgtttacACTTTTATATTAGCAGGGAAGTTCATGAAAACAGTGAGTTTGTCTTCATTGTTAGTTTGCAGGTCTATaaaactaaatttaaaacttACATAAGAGTCATTTGGTTGATTCATAATTCGAATATAATGTTCGATGCAATAAGCAATAGATTATTTGACCATCAAAATAATTGTTTGCCGCAGCCCTAATATTCTACATCAATAACTTGGGTAACCTGGGGGTGGATCGATCCGAAAGTGGTGCCACAGGAGGCGGAAGCGTGGCAAGCAAGCCTGAGAACGCTAGGCTAGTGGCTAACTCAAGCTGTTAATGCGTCATTCAATGTGGCTAATGTTACTGTGGTCATTAACAATCCTTTACTGAGTTGTATCTGGGCATTTTAAAGCAGGGGACGCCGTAAAATGTGCCGGTCAGTAACTTTATGGCTCTATTTGGGTAGCGTCCCCTCAGTAAAATGTTCCTCCAAAACCCTGAAGGAGCATGGGAGAGGAAGCGGGTCTGAAAGGCTGCTGGTGTTGCTCTTTAGGTTCATCAGTCCTCAGGACTTGTCTCCAAAATGCCTGGATTTTGGGGTGAGGACATAGGAAAAGATTTCCTTCCTTTGTTCACATGTCTCTGTACAGTAGGACAGTGCACCATCAGTCTACTAGAGTCCTGAATGCTTAATTATATCGAGAGTATCTGTAAATCTGAGGAACGATATTTGATGTCCATGTTAGAAATTCTGCTTTGATAGGCCATCAGGAGGCCTTCTGTGATTTGACGTGAATGTAATGGACGTAGTGTGACTACTGACAGTGCAGGTGGGGTCAGACTGTGTCCCACAGGACGTAGCCTGATGGTGATAAAACGAGCAAATTGCATCAGGAagttgatttttattattattattattattttaggttTTTTATGGAAACCTATTCGGATTGGTGCACCGAGGCCCGTTAAATCTAAACCGTGCCACTCGCTGATTGACccttctcccctctctcttgctttcctcTTGTCTCAGCCCGCTAACGGGTGTTTACCGGTGACAACGAGCCTCTCCGCACGTGTCTCATTTATTAAATCAGTCCGCGGTGGTCTGTTTAACGTGTACTCGGCTGTGCCGTTGGGATCCAGCCTCAGAACCCCCTTCACCCCCTCCTTCTCTCACTCCTCCACCTCCCGCGTCTGCCACATGTAAAGCATGATGGCTAATTATTGGCGGCTGTCTGGCAGCGGCGGCTCCCCGTGGCCGCGGGAGGCGCGAGTGCAGCCTGATTGATGGGCTCATTTAAGAGGCCTGCGACAGACTGCCTGCATCCCTCCCGCGCCTCTGATTAATGCCGCTCCTTGTCCCCCTGCTTTATGGTTCTACTTTACCTCGCCTTTCCTCGAATTAAGATGATTAATTAATTCCTGGATATTTTCCCCGCGCCCGCATTACTCAAGATGGAACTTTTTTTTGTGCGTGTTGACAGTTTCCACTTTCTGCATCTCGGAGTGCGGAGTATGGGTTGGATCGTAACGGGTTTGTGTTTTATAGGAGGTAAAGGAGAGCTCTGCTTAACTGTTTATCGTGATAGTTGTCGTTCAGAGGTGATCGGAAAGGGGTGGCGAGGGTGACTGCATGTGAAGGTTGTTTTAGAGCTCTGCAAGCCCCTCGTCACCGTCTTGATGAATGGCTTGCGTAACGACGCTGTAAATAAAAACAGGGCTTTAATGGCACAAGACGGCACTGACGTGTTAAGATTCAATTAGCACTTTTAGCTTTGGGCCACGGAAGATGATTTTTGAGGGATGCATCTCTGTAGGTACCTGGGTTTATTAATGAGAGTGTAGGGCACAGCACCCTTGTCAGATAAACAACCTGATTCTGACAATTAGTACTGATGAAATGTAACTGCCTTAACCATTTGGCTTATGTAAATTCTGCTAAGCGAGTGCATCATAATTAGCTGTTTACTATTTCTCGTATATTCAGCACCCAAAAAGTGTTTGCGTTGATATTACTTTAATGTAATTAGGGATGGGCGATGTACAGCCATGTGAAGAAGGAATGATGGcatcccatgaaaacctttcaCTTggttaacatatttaaacatcgggacatttgatctttatttgtacaatattgagagatgtcTTCTTAAAttatgtgtaaaatgtaattaatagaaatgcaattttcctgtgaggaaaacCTTTGAACACCCCCACATTTTATCACTACTTAAAATCTGCAAAATTAGAACCAGGTGCAGCACGTCAGCTGCAGAAGATCAGAACGTGGTTAGAGAGGATCTGGGGACGTCAGTCTTATTTAAAGCTCAGACATTTAGTTAAAtttgctcttgatggttgaagtgagtggtgaagatcaccatggccagatccaaagagctctctgaggccctcagaaagaaggttgtagatgcagatggt
Protein-coding sequences here:
- the copz1 gene encoding coatomer subunit zeta-1; translated protein: MDTLILEPSLYTVKAVLIMDNDGERLYAKYYDDTYPTVKEQKAFEKNIFNKTHRTDSEIALLEGLTVVYKSNIDLYFYVIGSSHENELMLMSVLNCLFDSLSQMLRKNVEKRALLENMEGLFLAVDEIVDGGVILESDPQQVVHRVALRGDDVPLTEQTVTQVLQSAKEQIKWSLLR